The Bubalus kerabau isolate K-KA32 ecotype Philippines breed swamp buffalo chromosome 10, PCC_UOA_SB_1v2, whole genome shotgun sequence sequence AATCCTGGATCCACAGAAGGACATTTGGGAAATGATTATGATGGGGACTGGGAACCAGAGGAAACCAAGTACCCAGCAGCTGATCACGAGATTGGTGCAGAGACGTCCAGTCATGAGAGTGGAGTAATGTAGAGGCCAGCAGATGGCAAGGTATCGATCGAATGCCATAATAGCCAAGAAAAAGCATTCTGTAGAACCCAGGGAGAAGAAAAAGTAGAACTGGAGAAAGCACCCAGAGAAGGAGATGAGCTTGTTGTCAGAGAGGAAGTTGGCCAGCATGTTGGGGACAGTGGAGGTGACATACCAGATCTCCAGGAAGGAGAAGTTGGCGAGCAGGATGTACATGGGGGTGTGTAGTCTCTGAtcccagcacacagcacagatgaTAGAACCGTTGCCCATGAGGGTCAGGAGGTAGACAGCAGAGAAGAGCACAAAGAGGAGAATCTGCCCCTCCCTGgggcaagggaagcccaggaggatGAAGCCAGTGATGGTGCTGGAATTGTTGAAGGTGTTGGAGATTTTCATGGGTCTGTGAGCTGTGAAAGGTCATAATTACTGAATATCCCTGGAATAGCAGAAGAGCTCCATTTTCTTTGTCCCAACATGAAACTGAGATTTATTTACTTGTTATTAATTCATTATAATTGAGTGTTTACTTTTAGATACTGGGGATACAGCAATGAACACAAGAGATTAAAACCCATACCTCATGTAGCTTATCCCAGTAAGAGAATGCAATGTGTAATTCTCCTTTTGAACTGAATATATTGAGTTATTGTTCTTCTTGGCAAACATCTTCTTAAGGGCAGGCTGAAGTTATTGGTATGTCAAACAGTAGTGTCATGGTGATGACTGGGGACGTACATGATCTTGCATTTAGAAGGGTTTCTGTAATTTCCTTATGAGTGGAAAACTGCATTTCCTATGTACTCCTTGAATTGTCACCT is a genomic window containing:
- the LOC129621145 gene encoding olfactory receptor 11G2-like; this translates as MKISNTFNNSSTITGFILLGFPCPREGQILLFVLFSAVYLLTLMGNGSIICAVCWDQRLHTPMYILLANFSFLEIWYVTSTVPNMLANFLSDNKLISFSGCFLQFYFFFSLGSTECFFLAIMAFDRYLAICWPLHYSTLMTGRLCTNLVISCWVLGFLWFPVPIIIISQMSFCGSRIIDHFLCDPGPLLALTCARTSVMEFFWTIISSLLLFIPFLCIMGSYGLVLRAVLKVPSAAGQRKAFSTCGSHLAVVSLFYGSVMVMYLSPTSEHDAGIQKLVTLFYSVGTPLINPVIYSLRNKDIKYALQKFLEIQK